A single window of Salvia splendens isolate huo1 chromosome 6, SspV2, whole genome shotgun sequence DNA harbors:
- the LOC121808190 gene encoding urease accessory protein G has protein sequence MASTDHHMHGEEDHDHHHKEESWVGPDGKVYHSHDGLAPHSHDPIESPGYFTRRAPPLLNRDFNERAFTVGIGGPVGTGKTALMLALCEFLREKYSLAAVTNDIFTKEDGEFLIKHGALPEERIRAVETGGCPHAAIREDISINLGPLEELSNLYKADILLCESGGDNLAANFSRELADYIIYIIDVSAGDKIPRKGGPGITQADLLVINKTDIAAAVGADLSVMERDSLRMRDGGPFVFAQVKHGVGVKEIVEHVLGAWETATSKKRL, from the exons ATGGCGTCTACCGATCATCATATGCACGGCGAGGAAGACCACGACCACCATCACAAGGA AGAATCGTGGGTTGGTCCGGACGGGAAGGTGTACCACAGCCACGATGGACTGGCGCCGCACTCACACGACCCAATCGAATCCCCTGGCTACTTCACTAGACGAGCACCGCCGCTCCTTAATCGCGATTTCAACGAGAGAGCCTTCACCGTCGGAATTGGCGGCCCCGTCGGCACTGG GAAGACGGCGTTGATGTTAGCTTTGTGTGAATTTCTGAGGGAAAAATACAGTCTTGCAGCT GTAACAAACGATATATTCACAAAAGAGGACGGAGAGTTCTTGATAAAGCATGGAGCTCTTCCTGAGGAAAGGATCCGTGCTGTAGAAACAGGCGGGTGCCCGCATGCAGCTATAAGAGAAGACATCAGCATAAATTTGGGGCCTCTTGAGGAGCTCTCCAATTTGTACAAAGCAGATATACTCCTTTGTGAATCTGGTGGAG ATAATCTGGCTGCCAATTtcagccgagaactggctgatTACATAATCTACATAATAGATGTATCTGCCGGAGATAAAATTCCTCGAAAAGGAGGGCCGGGCATCACTCAAGCCGACCTCCTA GTGATCAACAAAACTGACATTGCAGCTGCAGTGGGAGCTGATTTATCAGTCATGGAACGTGATTCACTCCGAATGAGGGATGGTGGTCCATTTGTTTTCGCTCAG GTGAAACATGGTGTTGGAGTGAAGGAAATTGTGGAACATGTTTTAGGTGCTTGGGAAACAGCAACGAGCAAGAAACGTCTTTAG
- the LOC121808137 gene encoding DNA replication licensing factor MCM3 homolog 2-like: MDLSDDIRMAHKRTFLKFFEQTDYNIELKKSLDSMFNQNGRRCVINLAHFYHNREGTDLARRLLQTPSEYIQPLCDAVTDMTRSMNTKYLKEGEQVLVGLEGPFVSRRVTPRDLLSAFIGSMVCVEGIITKCSLVRPKVVKSVHFCPATDKFTVREYRDITSNIGLPTGSVYPTRDDNGNLLVTEFGLSTYKDHQTLSMQEVPENSAPGQLPRTVDIIVEDDLVDSCKPGDRVAIVGIYKALPGKSKGSVNGVFRTVLIANNVSLLNKMSQNLQYSSDDMKNIRKISERDDTFDLLANSLAPSIYGHSWIKKAVILLMLGGSEKNLKNGTHLRGDINMMMVGDPSVAKSQLLRAIMNIAPLAISTTGRGSSGVGLTAAVTSDQETGERRLEAGAMVLADRGVVCIDEFDKMNDQDRVAIHEVMEQQTVTIAKAGIHASLNARCSVVAAANPIYGTYDRSLTPTKNIGLPDSLLSRFDLLFIVLDQMDPGIDRQISEHVLRMHRYRSVADGGTRLDESSRNEVEDDPEAGSTVFVKYNRMLHGRKSDRSRKRDTLTINFLKKYIHYAKNRIQPELTDEASEHIATTYAELRNASSNTKTGGTLPITARTLETIIRLSTAHAKLMLRRQVLKSDAEAALQVLNFAIYHQELSDMEARENERQREMERDSAMDTEAVNSDGARRTRRKKSNNAGSTATTDDTEAMDVDPPPTNEVNLSSERLDAFSAALGRYRHAQHVEQMSIADIEGVVNTGAGAPYSAAEVMALLEIMHDKGSLMIVRDTNVVYFM, translated from the exons ATGGATCTCAGCGACGATATCAGGATGGCGCACAAGCGCACATTCCTCAAATTTTTCGAGCAAACC GATTACAACATTGAGCTGAAGAAATCTCTCGACTCGATGTTCAACCAAAACGGCCGCCGTTGCGTAATTAATCTCGCCCATTTCTACCACAACAGAGAAGGCACCGATCTGGCGCGCAG gcttttgCAAACTCCGAGTGAGTACATACAGCCGCTCTGTGATGCGGTGACGGATATGACCAGGAGCATGAATACCAAGTATCTCAAGGAAGGAGAGCAGGTTTTGGTTGGTCTGGAGGGTCCTTTTGTTTCGAGAAGGGTGACGCCTAGAGATCTCTTGTCTGCCTTTATCGGCTCTATGGTTTGTGTTGAAGGCATTATTACTAAAT gTTCTCTTGTTAGGCCAAAGGTTGTAAAGAGTGTCCACTTTTGCCCTGCTACTGATAAATTCACAGTTCGGGAATACAGGGACATTACATCAAATATCGGCTTGCCCACTGGATCAGTGTATCCAACACGT GATGACAATGGCAACTTGTTGGTGACTGAGTTTGGTTTGTCCACCTATAAGGACCATCAGACACTATCAATGCAAGAGGTCCCAGAAAACTCAGCTCCTGGCCAACTTCCTCGAACAGTGGATATCATTGTAGAAGATGATTTGGTGGATTCGTGTAAGCCTGGGGATCGAGTGGCAATTGTTGGGATTTACAAGGCTCTTCCTGGGAAAAGCAAAGGCAGTGTGAATGGAGTATTCAG GACTGTCCTTATAGCCAACAATGTCTCTCTTCTTAACAAAATGTCGCAGAATTTGCAGTATTCAAGTGATGATATGAAAAATATTAGAAAGATATCTGAAAGAGATGACACATTTGATCTACTTGCTAATTCTCTAGCACCTTCAATATATGGGCATTCATGGATAAAGAAAGCTGTCATTTTGTTGATGCTTGGAGGAAGTGAGAAAAACTTGAAAAATGGAACCCACTTGAGGGG TGATATAAATATGATGATGGTTGGAGACCCTTCTGTTGCTAAGTCTCAGTTGTTGAGGGCCATCATGAATATTGCTCCTCTAGCCATATCTACCACCGGTCGAGGTTCTTCTGGGGTTGGATTGACAGCTGCGGTTACTTCTGATCAAGAAACAG GGGAGCGAAGACTAGAAGCTGGTGCCATGGTTCTTGCTGATAGAGGAGTCGTTTGTATTGATGAATTTGACAAGATGAATGACCAAGATCGTGTAGCTATACATGAAGTGATGGAGCAGCAGACAGTAACAATTGCAAAAGCTGGTATTCATGCATCTTTAAATGCTAGGTGTAGTGTCGTGGCAGCTGCCAATCCAATATACGGAACT TATGATCGTTCGCTAACTCCAACAAAGAATATTGGACTTCCGGATTCTCTGCTTTCTCGTTTTGATCTGCTGTTCATTGTTTTGGATCAAATGGATCCTGGGATTGATCGCCAGATTTCAGAACACGTGCTAAGAATGCATCGTTACCGATCAGTAGCTGATGGAG GTACAAGACTAGACGAGAGCTCAAGAAATGAGGTGGAGGATGATCCTGAGGCTGGTTCTACTGTTTTTGTCAAATACAACAGAATGTTACATGGGAGAAAATCTGACAGGAGTCGTAAACGTGATACACTAACCATCAATTTTCTCAAGAAGTATATTCATTATGCCAAAAACAGGATTCAGCCTGAGCTTACTGATGAG GCATCTGAACACATAGCAACTACCTATGCGGAGCTCAGAAATGCAAGTTCAAATACAAAG ACGGGAGGGACACTTCCAATCACTGCAAGAACCTTGGAAACAATAATTCGTCTATCAACTGCCCATGCTAAACTGATGCTGCGAAGACAG GTGCTGAAGTCAGATGCTGAAGCTGCTCTTCAAGTTCTAAATTTTGCCATTTATCATCAAGAGCTGAGTGACATGGAGGCCCGTGAGAATGAAAGGCAGAGAGAAATGGAAAGAGACAGCGCCATGGACACGGAGGCTGTTAATAGCGATGGAGCTCGTAGAACTCGAAGGAAAAAGAGCAACAATGCTGGCTCTACTGCCACAACAGA TGATACAGAAGCAATGGATGTTGATCCACCTCCGACAAATGAAGTCAACTTATCATCCGAGAG ATTGGATGCATTTAGCGCTGCATTGGGGCGGTATAGACACGCCCAGCACGTGGAACAAATGTCGATTGCTGATATTGAGGGCGTAGTAAACACTGGTGCAGGGGCCCCTTACTCTGCAGCTGAGGTCATGGCTCTTTTGGAG ATAATGCACGACAAGGGCAGCTTGATGATCGTCAGGGACACGAACGTTGTTTACTTCATGTGA